The Niastella koreensis GR20-10 genome includes a window with the following:
- a CDS encoding sensor histidine kinase — protein sequence MNRRLLQRNTRFLLIWLPLVLLVCSLAFYLMLLKHTHHMQEKQLLLKQNNVWNAFIAATGSFNRHIPGEYDILDDGAINSIDLNEPRDTAMYNATARKVLPFKKLTSRLQWNGKNYLITTYVSFTEFAHLTIKIFVTEAIILALLLIAIIVLNRKSSGLLWKPFFGSMQKINTFDVTRNESLTLPAETGTTEFNELNKVITELINRVNTAYHNQKQFVENASHEMQTPLAIIRSKLELLINQPNLTEKNASLIADITEANNRLSQMNRTLLLLAKIENNQFPETEAIDISKLLLKAVDDFKNHYEEFPVLSNSIENDIYINANRVLIEVLISNLIKNAIEHNQSEGKINISLSQSSLFIENTGTHLDIDPDELFDRFKKGSHHTKTTGLGLALVKQICNLYHFRVTYKYGNGWHQVTVTFNSQAA from the coding sequence ATGAACAGACGACTATTACAAAGAAATACCCGTTTTTTACTCATCTGGCTGCCATTAGTTTTATTGGTTTGCTCACTGGCATTTTACCTTATGCTGTTGAAGCATACGCATCACATGCAGGAAAAGCAATTACTACTTAAGCAAAATAATGTATGGAATGCTTTTATAGCTGCCACTGGATCATTTAACCGGCATATTCCGGGGGAATACGATATACTTGATGATGGAGCCATTAATAGTATTGATCTGAATGAGCCGCGCGACACCGCTATGTATAATGCTACCGCGCGAAAAGTACTTCCTTTTAAGAAATTAACAAGTCGGCTTCAATGGAATGGTAAAAATTACCTTATTACAACCTACGTATCTTTCACGGAATTTGCACACCTGACCATAAAAATATTTGTTACGGAGGCCATTATTCTCGCATTACTTCTTATAGCTATTATTGTTTTAAATCGAAAAAGTTCCGGTTTACTATGGAAGCCCTTTTTTGGAAGTATGCAAAAAATAAACACTTTTGATGTAACGCGAAATGAATCGCTAACATTACCTGCAGAAACGGGAACCACTGAATTTAATGAGTTAAATAAAGTAATTACTGAACTTATAAACCGGGTAAATACGGCCTATCACAATCAAAAGCAGTTTGTAGAAAACGCCTCCCATGAAATGCAAACACCTTTGGCTATCATCCGTTCGAAACTGGAATTGCTTATTAACCAGCCTAACCTTACTGAGAAAAATGCTTCCCTGATAGCAGATATTACAGAAGCCAATAACCGGTTAAGTCAAATGAACCGCACCTTACTGTTATTGGCAAAAATTGAGAATAATCAGTTTCCTGAAACAGAAGCCATTGATATTTCGAAATTGCTTTTAAAAGCAGTTGATGATTTTAAAAATCACTATGAAGAGTTCCCCGTCTTAAGTAATTCAATTGAAAACGATATTTATATAAATGCCAACCGTGTTTTAATTGAAGTACTGATTTCAAATCTTATAAAGAATGCCATTGAACACAATCAATCGGAGGGAAAGATAAACATTTCATTATCCCAAAGCAGCCTTTTTATTGAAAATACAGGCACCCATTTGGATATAGACCCCGATGAATTATTTGATCGATTTAAAAAAGGCTCTCATCACACAAAAACCACTGGTTTGGGGCTTGCTCTTGTTAAGCAAATCTGCAACCTATATCATTTCAGGGTTACCTATAAGTATGGTAACGGATGGCACCAGGTTACAGTAACTTTTAACAGTCAGGCTGCCTAA
- a CDS encoding alkene reductase: protein METSNKRSKGLSDAKLFSPVKIGAIELAHRVVMAPLTRMRTDDGGIPNDLMAQYYSQRATTGGFIIAESTLVSTNGQAYRGAPGIYNKAQTEGWKKISNAIHAQGAKTFLQLWHGGRMAHSDLLPDGGQPIGPSVVAHDALAFTTEWVPATPNKAATIEEIQAIVRDFRVAAENAKAAGFDGIELHGANGYLIDQFLQDGSNKRTDEYGESIPNRVRLLMEVVTQMVAVFGGDRVGVRLGPSGTWGGMSDSDPVALFTYTVEQLNKFGLAYLHLIEPRIFGSFDREDLVVPIAAAQLRKVFKGPIIAAGGFQGQEAADIIEKGDADLVAFGRHFIANPDLVNRLRNEFPLNPYDRPSFFGGDARGYIDYPYYDEKASTLLTESIAG from the coding sequence ATGGAAACATCAAATAAAAGATCAAAAGGTCTATCGGATGCCAAATTGTTTTCGCCGGTAAAGATCGGCGCAATAGAATTAGCCCATCGTGTTGTAATGGCTCCTTTAACACGAATGCGAACGGATGATGGCGGAATTCCAAACGATTTAATGGCTCAATATTATAGTCAACGAGCCACTACAGGGGGATTCATCATTGCAGAATCTACGCTGGTCTCAACGAACGGGCAAGCATACCGTGGTGCCCCGGGAATTTATAATAAAGCGCAGACCGAAGGCTGGAAAAAAATCTCCAACGCGATCCATGCCCAGGGCGCCAAGACTTTTTTACAACTTTGGCACGGCGGTAGAATGGCACACAGTGATCTATTGCCCGATGGCGGGCAGCCAATCGGTCCGTCAGTTGTTGCGCATGACGCCCTCGCTTTTACGACCGAATGGGTCCCTGCTACTCCCAATAAGGCAGCGACCATCGAGGAGATACAAGCAATCGTACGTGATTTTCGGGTGGCCGCCGAAAACGCGAAGGCAGCGGGTTTTGATGGCATAGAACTTCATGGCGCCAATGGTTATCTTATCGACCAATTTTTACAGGATGGATCAAATAAGAGAACAGATGAATACGGCGAATCCATCCCCAACCGGGTCCGTTTATTGATGGAAGTGGTCACTCAAATGGTCGCTGTCTTTGGCGGCGACCGGGTTGGGGTTAGACTGGGGCCAAGCGGTACATGGGGAGGGATGTCCGACAGTGATCCTGTTGCGCTCTTTACCTATACGGTGGAACAACTTAATAAATTTGGGCTGGCCTATCTGCATCTGATCGAACCGAGGATATTTGGTAGTTTTGATAGAGAAGATCTGGTTGTGCCAATTGCAGCAGCTCAACTGCGAAAGGTATTTAAAGGGCCAATAATTGCTGCCGGCGGCTTTCAAGGTCAGGAAGCGGCGGACATCATCGAAAAAGGGGACGCAGATCTGGTAGCATTCGGCAGGCATTTCATAGCCAACCCTGATTTGGTAAACCGACTTCGCAATGAATTTCCGCTAAATCCCTACGACCGACCTTCTTTTTTTGGCGGCGACGCACGTGGATATATTGATTATCCATATTATGATGAAAAAGCCAGCACTCTTTTAACCGAAAGCATCGCAGGTTAG
- a CDS encoding winged helix-turn-helix transcriptional regulator, translating to MPRIDSNPNSCPVTRTLGYIGGKWKPLILIFLIERPERFGKLAVLLPISRKILTEQLREMEEDGLILRRSYSEKPPRVEYEITERGKSLIPILDAMKVWGNEIKEDVKRALPATD from the coding sequence ATGCCAAGAATAGATTCAAACCCCAATAGCTGCCCGGTAACAAGAACGTTAGGTTATATTGGCGGTAAATGGAAGCCTTTAATTTTAATCTTCCTGATAGAAAGACCGGAACGTTTTGGGAAGCTCGCAGTATTGCTGCCTATTTCAAGAAAAATATTGACTGAACAACTTCGTGAAATGGAGGAGGATGGACTGATTCTCAGACGTAGTTATAGCGAAAAGCCACCTCGTGTTGAATATGAAATTACTGAAAGGGGAAAGTCATTGATCCCTATTTTAGATGCAATGAAAGTATGGGGAAATGAAATTAAAGAAGATGTAAAAAGGGCTTTGCCCGCCACTGACTAA
- a CDS encoding SDR family oxidoreductase — protein MNKVIVITGSSTGFGALMVKTFSEAGHTVIATMRNITSANKNVASSLGALPGVHVIELDVTNDHSVKTAIAQIIDKHQTIDVLINNAAVYGGGILEAYSLEQFKKLFEVNMFGVLRVTSEILPLMRKAKNGLIINISSGVGRISPPFQVPYNASKFALEGLVEGSYGELIGQGIENVLIEPGAFATELWAKAGVHADRQQIIDSYGAETAAMNKAIGDTFISILDKNKPNPQLVADAALKLVNTEKGKRPLRTQVDPSANGLDIEFDKVTSEIKGRWLAQYGF, from the coding sequence ATGAACAAAGTAATTGTAATAACAGGGAGCAGCACAGGTTTTGGTGCACTCATGGTAAAGACATTTTCAGAGGCCGGACATACCGTAATTGCCACGATGCGCAACATTACATCAGCTAACAAAAACGTTGCAAGTTCTTTAGGCGCTCTCCCTGGCGTACATGTTATTGAGCTCGATGTAACCAACGACCATTCTGTGAAAACTGCCATAGCTCAGATTATAGATAAACACCAAACTATCGATGTTCTGATAAACAATGCTGCCGTTTATGGTGGGGGAATTTTGGAGGCGTATAGCCTGGAGCAATTTAAAAAGTTATTTGAGGTAAATATGTTTGGGGTATTAAGGGTAACCAGCGAGATCTTACCATTGATGAGGAAAGCAAAGAATGGATTGATCATCAATATTTCAAGCGGAGTCGGACGCATCTCTCCTCCGTTTCAGGTGCCTTATAATGCCTCTAAATTTGCGTTGGAGGGCCTGGTTGAAGGTTCTTATGGAGAGCTGATTGGACAAGGAATCGAAAATGTACTTATTGAACCGGGCGCATTTGCTACCGAACTATGGGCAAAAGCTGGTGTGCATGCCGATCGTCAACAAATCATAGATTCGTATGGTGCTGAGACCGCAGCTATGAACAAAGCGATTGGTGATACTTTTATTTCTATATTGGATAAAAACAAGCCCAATCCACAACTCGTAGCGGATGCTGCTTTAAAATTAGTCAATACCGAAAAAGGTAAGCGCCCGCTGAGAACGCAGGTAGATCCAAGTGCAAACGGACTTGATATTGAATTTGATAAAGTCACCTCTGAAATTAAAGGACGCTGGCTTGCGCAATACGGCTTTTAA
- a CDS encoding SDR family oxidoreductase: protein MKQLANKIAVVTGGNNGIGLAVARLYASEGAKVVITGRNPVSIRSAVALIGHGAGGLVSDASNIGCLTQTFEDITTKFAGKIDILVVNAGVYIPAPFAQYTEEMFDETSDINFKGAFFTVQFALPFLNNGASIILTGATVAETATINGAAFAASKAALRSLARSFSAELLSRDIRVNVISPGPTDTAMFERSMHRVVQAGGTKKHWLTRSPLKRLASTEEVAKAYLYLASDASRYMLGAEIVIDGGDRTI, encoded by the coding sequence ATGAAACAGTTAGCAAACAAGATCGCAGTTGTTACCGGTGGTAATAATGGTATAGGTTTGGCAGTGGCCAGATTATATGCGAGTGAAGGTGCTAAGGTGGTGATCACAGGACGCAACCCGGTATCTATTCGTAGTGCGGTGGCTTTGATAGGCCATGGTGCCGGAGGCCTGGTCAGCGATGCAAGTAATATTGGCTGTTTAACGCAGACGTTTGAAGACATTACCACGAAATTTGCAGGCAAGATCGACATCCTGGTAGTAAATGCCGGCGTGTATATTCCTGCACCGTTTGCACAGTATACTGAGGAAATGTTTGATGAAACAAGCGACATCAATTTCAAGGGTGCTTTTTTTACTGTGCAGTTCGCACTTCCTTTTCTCAATAATGGTGCATCTATCATCCTAACCGGTGCTACGGTTGCGGAGACGGCAACGATAAACGGCGCTGCTTTTGCAGCTTCAAAAGCAGCGCTTCGTTCTCTGGCAAGAAGTTTTTCTGCGGAACTGTTAAGCCGTGATATACGTGTCAATGTCATCTCACCAGGCCCCACCGATACAGCTATGTTCGAAAGAAGTATGCACCGCGTAGTGCAGGCGGGCGGAACAAAAAAACATTGGCTTACACGTTCGCCCCTGAAAAGACTGGCAAGCACGGAAGAGGTTGCCAAGGCCTATCTCTACCTGGCTTCTGATGCGTCGCGCTATATGCTGGGTGCAGAGATCGTGATTGATGGCGGTGACAGAACGATATAG
- a CDS encoding Crp/Fnr family transcriptional regulator → MEEFLPIINYVSRHISLTEEDKEYYASLLRLKKVKKKQYIVQPDFVCNHRTYIVKGAMRSFLIDADGQDHTVALGIDDWWIADFNSFFYRQPATLFVEALEDSTLIQISYDDEQKLLEERPRFEKFYRILAQNGYAHLQKRILSDISLKAADRYENFLSRYPALAARIPQYALASYLGISHELLSKIRNKRAKKS, encoded by the coding sequence ATGGAAGAATTTCTGCCCATCATCAACTATGTTTCCCGTCATATTAGTCTCACAGAAGAGGACAAAGAGTATTATGCTTCCCTGCTTCGGTTAAAGAAGGTTAAAAAGAAGCAATACATTGTACAGCCTGATTTTGTTTGTAATCATCGTACCTATATCGTCAAGGGGGCGATGCGGTCCTTTTTGATCGATGCAGATGGGCAGGACCATACTGTGGCGTTAGGTATCGATGATTGGTGGATCGCTGATTTCAACAGTTTTTTCTACCGGCAGCCTGCTACCCTATTTGTTGAAGCACTGGAAGATAGCACACTGATCCAGATCTCTTACGACGATGAACAAAAGCTGCTGGAAGAGCGACCCAGGTTTGAAAAGTTCTATCGTATCCTTGCGCAGAATGGCTATGCCCACTTGCAAAAGCGCATCCTTTCGGATATCAGCCTGAAGGCTGCTGATCGTTATGAAAACTTCCTGAGCCGCTATCCTGCATTGGCCGCTCGTATCCCGCAATATGCATTAGCGTCCTACCTTGGTATTTCCCATGAGCTCTTAAGTAAGATCCGTAACAAGCGGGCAAAGAAAAGTTGA
- a CDS encoding response regulator transcription factor, with protein MKLLVVEDETSLLQSIQEYFTQEDYLCEGVTTYAAAIEKIEIFNYDCIILDINLPDGSGLNLLQYLRQNKKEDGVVIISARGSLDDKVTGLNYGADDYITKPFHLSELNARIKALIRRKYAKGANMLELGKLQLDLLSRTVTCSKQPVPLTKNEYDLLVYLLNNKNRVVSKQAIAEHIYGDQADNMPSFDFVYSHMKNLKKKLKDKGCDELILTVYGLGYKLSL; from the coding sequence ATGAAGCTGTTGGTAGTAGAAGATGAAACCAGCCTGCTACAAAGTATACAGGAGTATTTTACGCAGGAAGATTACCTCTGTGAAGGGGTGACTACCTATGCCGCTGCAATAGAAAAGATTGAGATTTTTAATTACGATTGCATTATCCTCGATATAAATTTGCCCGATGGCAGCGGTTTAAATCTGCTGCAATACTTACGGCAGAACAAAAAAGAAGACGGTGTGGTCATAATTTCAGCCAGGGGATCACTGGACGATAAGGTTACCGGGCTGAATTATGGCGCTGACGACTATATAACCAAACCTTTTCATTTATCGGAATTAAATGCCAGGATAAAAGCCCTGATCCGCAGGAAATATGCAAAGGGCGCTAACATGCTTGAATTAGGTAAGCTGCAATTAGATTTATTGTCCCGCACTGTAACGTGTAGCAAACAACCTGTTCCTCTTACAAAAAATGAATACGACTTGTTAGTATATCTGCTTAATAATAAAAACCGGGTTGTAAGTAAACAGGCGATTGCAGAACATATTTATGGCGATCAGGCTGATAATATGCCTTCGTTCGACTTTGTTTATTCGCATATGAAAAATCTGAAAAAAAAATTAAAAGATAAGGGCTGCGACGAATTGATTCTAACGGTTTACGGCTTAGGTTACAAATTGTCATTATGA
- a CDS encoding SDR family oxidoreductase, with protein sequence MKKLENKVVVITGGNSGIGLSTAVLFAQQGAKVAITGRNQSSIDSAVKTIGHGAIGIVSDVSDLKNIDKAYKEIHSKLGKADVLIVNAGIFLAAPLVDFTEELFDQVSDVNFKGAFFSVQKALPYLNDGASVVLTSTALNEKGLGIAAAYSASKAAVRSLARSFSAELVGRNIRVNILSPGPIDTPIFARGGRSKEEVDGSKNYFASTNPTKRLGTSEEIAEGFLYLASDASKYVVGSELVIDGGVKAL encoded by the coding sequence ATGAAAAAGTTAGAAAATAAGGTAGTTGTTATCACAGGTGGTAACAGCGGTATCGGATTATCCACAGCGGTCCTGTTTGCCCAGCAAGGTGCCAAAGTAGCGATCACAGGTCGTAATCAGTCTTCTATCGACAGCGCTGTAAAAACTATTGGCCATGGAGCTATTGGTATTGTAAGCGATGTATCTGACCTGAAGAACATTGACAAGGCTTACAAAGAGATCCATAGCAAACTCGGTAAAGCAGATGTGTTGATCGTGAATGCAGGGATATTTCTGGCGGCACCACTGGTCGATTTTACAGAAGAGCTATTTGATCAGGTCAGCGACGTAAACTTCAAAGGAGCTTTCTTTTCTGTACAGAAAGCATTGCCTTACCTGAATGATGGAGCGTCTGTAGTACTGACATCTACTGCGCTTAACGAAAAAGGATTGGGCATTGCTGCTGCCTATTCTGCATCGAAGGCTGCAGTACGTTCTTTAGCCAGAAGTTTTTCAGCCGAATTAGTAGGCAGAAATATCCGGGTGAATATTTTATCTCCCGGCCCGATAGATACACCCATTTTCGCCAGAGGCGGTCGCTCAAAGGAAGAAGTGGATGGCAGTAAGAATTATTTCGCAAGTACCAATCCCACCAAGCGCCTGGGCACCTCTGAAGAGATCGCTGAAGGGTTTTTATACCTGGCCTCTGATGCTTCCAAATATGTGGTAGGCTCAGAACTGGTAATTGACGGAGGCGTAAAAGCTTTATAA
- a CDS encoding EthD family reductase codes for MTLDKGLSGLPGQPPVYAVSCHIFSDSMDIFLSAFPKHVEALEADVPYFTDIRSAVQISEVVTPGIRYWQVWLCVPD; via the coding sequence ATCACGCTGGATAAAGGGCTTTCAGGTCTGCCCGGTCAACCACCGGTCTATGCAGTAAGCTGCCACATCTTTAGTGACTCAATGGACATCTTTCTAAGTGCGTTTCCAAAGCATGTGGAAGCGCTGGAGGCAGACGTCCCCTATTTTACAGATATACGTTCAGCGGTGCAGATCAGCGAAGTGGTTACCCCTGGTATTCGATATTGGCAGGTTTGGTTATGCGTGCCAGATTGA
- a CDS encoding alpha/beta fold hydrolase yields MNTQTHQIAVTQFVKAAGINFAYRRFGKKGSVPLVLFQHFTGNLDNWDPLVIDGLAAEREVILFNNRGVASTEGEVPLTYGAMATDAIAFIEALGLKQVDALGFSMGGGVVQELALQKPSLVRKIILVGIAPRNGEHMQQLSPEAQAIFGKQRENPDELWLDVFFSPSETSQAAGRKFLERYRARTNDRDAAINERVAGNQLTAIGEWGQPSVAGEERFAYLRNIKQPALVVNGNNDIIVPTINSYHLQQYLPNATLILFPDSNHGSQYQYPEEFLQYANSFLNK; encoded by the coding sequence ATGAATACGCAAACACATCAAATAGCGGTTACACAGTTTGTAAAAGCCGCTGGCATCAATTTCGCTTACCGCCGTTTCGGGAAAAAAGGGAGTGTTCCATTAGTATTATTTCAGCACTTTACCGGCAACCTGGATAACTGGGACCCACTGGTCATTGATGGCCTGGCCGCCGAACGTGAAGTGATCCTGTTTAACAATCGTGGTGTAGCCAGCACGGAAGGTGAAGTGCCGTTGACTTACGGCGCTATGGCCACAGACGCCATTGCTTTTATTGAAGCGCTTGGTTTGAAACAGGTCGATGCATTGGGTTTTTCGATGGGTGGAGGCGTTGTGCAGGAGTTAGCCTTACAAAAACCTTCACTGGTACGTAAGATCATCCTGGTTGGTATTGCACCAAGGAATGGAGAGCATATGCAACAATTATCACCGGAAGCGCAGGCTATTTTCGGCAAGCAACGCGAAAACCCCGATGAACTTTGGCTGGACGTTTTTTTCTCACCTTCTGAGACCAGCCAGGCGGCAGGCCGTAAATTTCTGGAACGCTACCGGGCGCGCACGAACGACAGAGACGCTGCTATCAATGAAAGAGTGGCTGGTAATCAGCTAACAGCCATTGGAGAATGGGGACAGCCATCGGTGGCAGGCGAAGAGCGATTTGCCTACCTGCGCAATATTAAGCAGCCTGCACTGGTAGTTAACGGCAACAATGATATCATCGTGCCTACCATCAATTCCTACCACCTGCAGCAATATCTTCCCAATGCTACGCTGATATTGTTTCCTGATTCTAATCACGGGTCACAATATCAATATCCTGAAGAGTTTCTGCAATATGCTAACAGCTTTTTAAATAAATAG
- a CDS encoding helix-turn-helix domain-containing protein has translation MKHYKTINELTKTNGYPPSEHPLVGLLTCRELVACSIGESEFTSDFYIIALKKIKSGLFNYGRTRYDHDNGSMYFTRPRQVVEINNIETAEKAFVIMIHEDFFISHPLHEEIRKYGFFDYEINEALHLSANEEQIMWEIYRKIEREVNNNQDEYSRDIILAHVDSLLKYSQRFYKRQFINRVVLSGKLATRFTALLAGYFDQKLHLSQGLPTVKFMAAELNTSTRYLTDLLKEQTGKTALDHIHSFLIEEAKNMLRSTDNTVAETAYQLGFENPPYFSRLFKKETGVSPNQYREQFLN, from the coding sequence ATGAAGCATTATAAAACGATCAATGAACTAACCAAAACCAACGGCTATCCTCCCTCGGAACACCCGTTGGTCGGTTTGCTGACCTGTCGGGAATTGGTAGCCTGTTCCATTGGAGAAAGTGAGTTTACCAGCGACTTTTATATCATCGCACTTAAGAAGATTAAATCCGGTTTATTTAACTATGGAAGGACGCGGTACGATCACGATAACGGCAGTATGTATTTTACAAGGCCCCGGCAAGTGGTGGAGATCAACAATATTGAGACAGCGGAAAAGGCATTTGTGATTATGATCCATGAAGACTTTTTCATCAGTCATCCATTGCATGAGGAAATCAGAAAATACGGATTTTTTGATTATGAGATCAACGAGGCCTTACACCTGTCGGCAAATGAAGAGCAGATCATGTGGGAGATCTATCGCAAAATTGAGCGCGAGGTCAATAATAACCAGGATGAATACAGCCGGGATATTATTCTGGCCCATGTAGATTCCCTGCTAAAATATTCGCAGCGTTTTTATAAGCGGCAGTTTATTAACCGGGTGGTTTTGTCTGGTAAACTGGCAACCCGCTTTACGGCACTGCTGGCGGGTTATTTTGACCAGAAACTACACCTTAGCCAAGGCCTTCCTACGGTAAAGTTTATGGCTGCTGAGTTAAATACATCCACCCGTTATTTGACGGATCTGCTGAAAGAACAGACTGGCAAAACCGCGCTGGATCATATTCATTCCTTTTTAATTGAAGAAGCAAAGAACATGCTGCGCAGTACAGACAATACGGTTGCAGAAACAGCTTACCAGTTGGGTTTTGAGAACCCTCCCTACTTTTCAAGGCTTTTTAAAAAAGAAACTGGTGTTAGTCCTAACCAATACCGGGAACAATTTTTAAATTAG
- a CDS encoding Gfo/Idh/MocA family protein, with the protein MKQRLKIRVGIIGAGNWANYGHIPSMILLPDYEVVAIQSRRSEASQTAASKFGIRTVAESVEELVNNPEVDMVAVLTTAPQHEEGVRAAIAAGKDVYSEWPFTTSTQKAEELLELAKKAGVRHTIGLQRRLSPTNRYIADLIRDGFIGKLRSVRLHVSMNYLQAVRSKSLRWTAPPNDFSHTIAIYGGHFLDALFQTVGHPVSLSSTLVNQFAEVTIAETGEKIQTNVPDQLVLNGQFAGNAVFSVHIEGGKRNNSGVQLDITGDEGDLKITNVSAFGGVGEDYLIEGVHGDNLPLNVLSIPDSYFWVKKADMGSGALELTNLYYAFAEDVKNGTHTTPTFEDAVKMHKFFDLMNESSEKGKTIKQ; encoded by the coding sequence ATGAAACAGCGTTTGAAGATTCGTGTCGGCATTATTGGGGCGGGCAATTGGGCAAACTACGGTCATATCCCTTCGATGATTTTATTACCTGACTACGAGGTGGTAGCCATACAAAGTCGCAGATCCGAGGCATCTCAAACAGCTGCGTCAAAATTCGGCATCAGGACTGTTGCTGAATCGGTGGAAGAATTGGTGAATAACCCGGAAGTAGATATGGTTGCAGTTTTAACCACTGCGCCTCAGCACGAAGAAGGAGTGAGGGCCGCCATTGCCGCCGGAAAGGATGTATACTCAGAATGGCCATTTACTACGAGTACGCAAAAGGCGGAAGAATTACTTGAACTGGCGAAAAAAGCAGGGGTAAGACATACCATTGGCCTGCAGCGACGACTGTCGCCGACGAACCGATACATTGCAGATCTGATCAGGGATGGCTTCATTGGTAAGTTACGATCAGTGAGATTGCATGTGAGCATGAATTATCTCCAGGCCGTTCGAAGCAAATCATTGCGTTGGACTGCGCCTCCGAACGATTTCTCGCATACAATTGCCATCTATGGAGGCCACTTCCTGGATGCCCTTTTTCAAACAGTGGGGCACCCGGTGAGCCTTTCAAGTACGCTGGTTAATCAGTTTGCGGAAGTCACCATCGCCGAAACCGGGGAAAAAATCCAAACGAATGTTCCTGATCAACTGGTATTAAACGGACAGTTCGCCGGAAATGCGGTGTTCTCCGTTCATATTGAAGGGGGCAAGCGCAACAATTCGGGCGTACAGCTGGATATTACCGGGGATGAGGGCGATCTGAAGATTACCAACGTTTCGGCATTCGGTGGTGTCGGGGAGGATTATTTGATTGAAGGGGTTCACGGCGACAATCTGCCTCTCAATGTATTGTCGATCCCTGATTCCTATTTCTGGGTAAAGAAAGCCGACATGGGCTCGGGAGCGCTCGAATTGACGAATCTTTACTATGCCTTCGCCGAAGACGTAAAGAATGGCACACATACAACCCCAACTTTCGAAGACGCCGTTAAAATGCATAAGTTCTTTGATTTGATGAACGAATCTTCAGAAAAGGGGAAAACCATAAAACAATAA
- a CDS encoding NAD(P)H-binding protein, which produces MSKFVITGAAGNVSKPLTEILLSKGHKVTVVGRNPANLTQLVKQGATAAIGDLADAEFLSRTFKGADGVYLMLPPSWDKPDLKKLGTDLGKVFTTAIRAAQIKNVVFLSSYGAHRLHDAGAISGMGLTEVELNTLEGVNVLHLRAGYFYTNLLLSINLIKEQGIMGNMFNIPAGTFTVVDPNDIAVAAADALIHQNFKGHSFQYVVSDESGTDEIAFVIGREIGIPDLKWVKFPAADLKNVLLKYGFEQGAANDYVEMFTTLDSGLLFEDYVAGGHKASGTSIEQFAKTFAKAYKQI; this is translated from the coding sequence ATGAGCAAATTCGTGATAACCGGGGCAGCAGGAAATGTTTCCAAACCCCTCACTGAGATCTTATTAAGCAAAGGTCATAAGGTTACCGTCGTGGGCCGCAACCCTGCTAACCTGACGCAACTGGTAAAGCAGGGAGCAACCGCAGCCATCGGTGACTTGGCCGATGCGGAGTTCTTATCCCGCACGTTTAAAGGCGCTGACGGTGTATACCTGATGTTGCCGCCAAGCTGGGATAAACCCGATCTGAAGAAACTGGGCACCGACCTTGGCAAGGTGTTTACCACAGCGATCAGGGCGGCTCAGATAAAAAATGTTGTATTCCTAAGTAGTTATGGTGCACATCGTTTGCACGACGCGGGTGCTATTAGTGGTATGGGGCTAACAGAAGTGGAGTTGAATACACTGGAAGGGGTGAATGTATTACATCTTCGGGCGGGCTACTTTTATACAAACCTGTTGTTATCCATCAACCTCATCAAAGAACAAGGCATCATGGGTAATATGTTTAATATACCTGCCGGCACATTTACAGTGGTAGACCCAAATGATATTGCCGTGGCAGCTGCAGATGCACTTATTCATCAGAACTTCAAAGGGCATTCCTTTCAATATGTGGTGAGCGATGAGAGCGGTACCGATGAGATCGCTTTTGTGATCGGTCGCGAGATTGGTATACCCGATTTGAAATGGGTGAAGTTTCCGGCAGCAGATCTCAAAAATGTTTTGCTTAAATACGGGTTTGAGCAAGGTGCGGCGAACGATTATGTTGAAATGTTTACTACGCTGGACAGCGGGCTGTTATTTGAGGATTATGTAGCGGGAGGCCATAAAGCATCCGGTACCAGTATAGAGCAGTTTGCCAAAACGTTTGCAAAGGCTTATAAGCAGATTTAA